From Cydia strobilella chromosome 4, ilCydStro3.1, whole genome shotgun sequence, the proteins below share one genomic window:
- the LOC134740732 gene encoding SET domain-containing protein SmydA-8-like isoform X2, translating to MTHLSNIDVLKEHLATHTTNATCLSWDVKRSNLGGRGLFATKFIEKGSLIFTNKPLVIGPRADQNEGTFCNNCFQTNKTCVLCEKCYLMVCSEDCINSRHAQKCDFISTTWKLCEDFDNKARFMAGILIYLECLLLSTQQVEMLCRLQKSDSNSVDWSELQTLIPENTIPEEQIKFITMCSKILKINSFRISNHSQKKTVPLRGLYPISAFLNHSCTPNTRNEFGDDYTMAVYASKDIEVGEEIVSSYTGLLWCTPARRIQLYKTKRFWCKCHRCSDSSEMGTRLSALRCLDKECVGVLLPVTPLDPRCEWQCDNCEALEPPARVNMVQGVLGSLVATLNLDNQFQLETFVLERLAALIPYSNHIFVDLRLRLALKLGFADDMKLFELSESRLSLKETLCRGTLRTVAALGAGDAHLRGLLLYHLHAALAERARRSPDLFEELKPEIESTIEQAYSILQGDVSAPPDLELRRRYLGPGCDKPQEERFFILDS from the exons ATGACACATTTGTCCAACATAGACGTACTTAAAGAACATCTCGCAACACACACAACAAACGCCACCTGTCTTTCCTGGGATGTCAAGCGCTCAAACCTTGGTGGAAGAGgattatttgcaacaaaatttaTAGAAAAGGGAAGCTTAATTTTCACTAACAAACCTCTAGTGATTGGACCGCGGGCAGATCAGAATGAAGGCACGTTTTGTAACAACTgttttcaaacaaataaaacttGTGTTTTATGTGAAAAGTGTTATTTAATGGTGTGCTCCGAAGACTGTATAAATTCACGTCATGCCCAAAAGTGTGACTTTATTTCTACTACTTGGAAACTGTGTGAAGATTTCGATAATAAGGCCCGATTTATGGCTGGAATCCTTATATATTTAGAATGTTTATTGCTATCAACGCAGCAAGTCGAAATGCTTTGTCGGCTACAGAAAAGCGACTCTAACAGTGTAGACTGGTCAGAACTTCAAACGTTAATACCAGAAAACACCATTCCTGAAGAACAAATCAAGTTCATTAcgatgtgctcaaaaatattaaaaattaattcatttaGAATATCTAATCACAGCCAGAAAAAGACGGTGCCTTTGCGCGGCCTATATCCAATATCCGCATTCTTGAATCACAGTTGCACTCCAAACACGAGAAATGAATTCGGCGATGATTATACAATGGCGGTTTATGCGAGTAAAGACATCGAGGTTGGGGAAGAAATCGTCAGCAGTTACACTGGGCTGCTTTGGTGTACGCCTGCCAGACGGATTCAATTGTATAAAACTAAAAGATTCTGGTGTAAATGCCACAGGTGCTCCGACTCCTCGGAAATGGGAACAAGACTGTCAGCGTTGCGATGCTTGGACAAGGAGTGCGTCGGAGTTCTCTTGCCGGTAACGCCTTTGGACCCCCGGTGCGAGTGGCAGTGTGACAACTGCGAAGCCCTGGAGCCCCCTGCCCGTGTGAACATGGTGCAGGGTGTCCTCGGGAGCCTTGTAGCCACGTTGAACCTGGATAATCAATTTCAGCTAGAAACTTTCGTGCTAGAAAGACTAGCGGCTTTAATCCCTTACTCCAACCACATTTTTGTTGATTTGCGACTGAGACTTGCACTGAAGCTTGGATTTGCTGACGATATGAAATTATTCG AGCTGTCGGAATCCCGGCTGTCACTGAAGGAGACGCTGTGTCGCGGCACGCTGCGCACGGTGGCGGCGCTGGGCGCGGGCGACGCGCACCTCCGCGGCCTGCTGCTCTACCACCTGCACGCCGCGCTGGCCGAGCGCGCGCGCCGCTCACCAGACCTGTTTGAG GAGTTGAAGCCAGAAATCGAAAGTACAATTGAGCAGGCCTACAGCATTTTGCAAGGCGACGTGTCCGCGCCGCCCGACCTCGAGCTGCGGCGCCGCTACCTCGGCCCCGGCTGCGACAAACCCCAAGAAGAGCGGTTTTTTATCCTGGACAGTTAA
- the LOC134740732 gene encoding SET domain-containing protein SmydA-8-like isoform X1: MLSLDQLSQMVKEHLGLYSSVDGVLHSSKWEVRESSIGGRGLIATEDILPGEVLFVDHPLISGPRAASIEQGGCTACYKNDTDNVFKCLKCGLLLCSEQCQNIDVHFIDCNIISRWEKKVPVEEFSDKTVSRALTAIRVLLLSEDQKRLLSALQAHMLPQHGTEIRELKQYFEIPESEEDLMRLACCVLDANAYQIAIAYGKKEMSRRGLYPVASLMNHNCVPNTRHSYNSDAQMTVKAIKHIRAGCEIFTCYSGFLWGTPSRQTQLYKTKHFLCKCDRCADPTERGTLLAALKCFVTECPGSILPIQPLRMASAWQCLECGLRVPRKNVGAVQSAIGSLLGSIDFGDVDHLENYLANRITKYIPKTNQVVVDLQCRIIWEFGEAEGLRYHELSESRLSLKETLCRGTLRTVAALGAGDAHLRGLLLYHLHAALAERARRSPDLFEELKPEIESTIEQAYSILQGDVSAPPDLELRRRYLGPGCDKPQEERFFILDS, encoded by the exons ATGTTGTCATTGGATCAATTGTCGCAAATGGTAAAGGAACACTTGGGACTCTACAGCTCCGTCGACGGAGTTCTACATTCCAGCAAATGGGAAGTCCGTGAATCGTCAATTGGAGGCCGTGGGCTTATCGCAACGGAAGACATATTACCGGGGGAAGTCCTCTTCGTGGATCACCCTCTCATCAGCGGGCCCCGGGCTGCATCTATAGAACAAGGCGGATGTACAGCATGTTATAAAAACGACACAGATAATGTGTTTAAGTGTTTAAAATGCGGATTGTTGTTGTGTTCAGAACAGTGTCAAAATATTGACGTGCATTTTATTGACTGCAATATTATCTCACGCTGGGAGAAAAAAGTGCCTGTTGAAGAGTTCAGCGATAAGACTGTATCACGCGCACTCACTGCCATTCGTGTGTTATTACTTAGCGAGGATCAAAAACGATTACTATCTGCCCTCCAAGCTCACATGTTACCACAACACGGAACTGAGATTAGAGAGCTAAAGCAATACTTTGAAATACCAGAATCCGAAGAAGATCTAATGAGACTTGCGTGTTGCGTACTCGATGCAAACGCGTATCAAATTGCAATCGCATACGGAAAGAAGGAAATGAGCAGGAGAGGGCTATATCCCGTTGCCAGTTTGATGAATCATAACTGTGTACCAAACACGAGGCACAGTTACAACAGCGATGCTCAAATGACAGTCAAAGCAATTAAACATATACGAGCGGGATGTGAGATATTTACGTGTTACTCTGGATTTTTATGGGGTACGCCTTCCCGACAAACTCAACTTTATAAAACCAAACATTTCCTATGTAAATGTGACCGTTGTGCGGACCCCACTGAGAGAGGAACTCTCCTAGCTGCTCTCAAGTGCTTTGTGACCGAATGTCCTGGTAGTATATTACCTATTCAGCCATTGCGTATGGCCAGTGCGTGGCAGTGCCTTGAATGTGGGTTGAGAGTACCTAGGAAGAATGTCGGAGCCGTGCAGAGTGCTATTGGCAGCTTGCTCGGGTCAATAGACTTCGGAGACGTGGACCATTTGGAAAACTATCTCGCTAACCGGATCACTAAATACATTCCAAAAACGAACCAAGTGGTAGTCGATCTACAGTGCCGGATTATTTGGGAGTTTGGAGAAGCTGAAGGACTCCGTTATCATG AGCTGTCGGAATCCCGGCTGTCACTGAAGGAGACGCTGTGTCGCGGCACGCTGCGCACGGTGGCGGCGCTGGGCGCGGGCGACGCGCACCTCCGCGGCCTGCTGCTCTACCACCTGCACGCCGCGCTGGCCGAGCGCGCGCGCCGCTCACCAGACCTGTTTGAG GAGTTGAAGCCAGAAATCGAAAGTACAATTGAGCAGGCCTACAGCATTTTGCAAGGCGACGTGTCCGCGCCGCCCGACCTCGAGCTGCGGCGCCGCTACCTCGGCCCCGGCTGCGACAAACCCCAAGAAGAGCGGTTTTTTATCCTGGACAGTTAA
- the LOC134741169 gene encoding visual pigment-like receptor peropsin — protein MMQNFYDYQEDECPWYYFDSSYKTLLGSCLFVFGVFGVLLNGWLFVTFIHSHLLTFRSHILVLNLCSASLGRNLLGFPFAGASAVTERWLFGTACCQFFAFLNQFYGVFQMTALLVIILERYLLAKFYRRERILHLRLYYILVGVCFLNAAVFATPPLFGYGLYSCDPTGTVCTFFWPSGTSGAKQIGYTVPYVIHCGVIPVIAIFYYTGKAVRLETIYYRSEQQKEQKRLTKSVHVLTISTLALWIPSAVLAGYQWFPALVLSYRSHVPPTLALIAPIASEAATSIPVLCYLFADERLRAALLGRVRRHYALLRPDRAKRFKA, from the exons ATGATGCAAAACTTTTACGATTATCAGGAAGATGAATGTCCGTGGTATTATTTTGATAGTTCCTATAAAACTTTATTAGGGAGTTGTCTCTTTGTCTTCG GAGTGTTCGGGGTGCTGCTCAATGGCTGGCTTTTCGTCACCTTCATCCACAGTCACCTGCTAACCTTCAGAAGCCATATTCTAGTGCTAAATCTTTGCTCGGCGTCGCTAGGCAGGAATTTGCTCGGATTTCCTTTCGCGGGGGCCTCAGCGGTAACAGAAcg ATGGTTGTTCGGAACAGCGTGCTGCCAATTCTTCGCATTTTTAAATCAATTTTACGGTGTATTTCAAATGACAGCATTACTTGTTATTATTCTAGAGCGATACCTTCTAGCAAAGTTCTACAGACGTG AGAGGATTCTGCACCTACGATTATACTATATCCTCGTGGGTGTATGTTTCCTGAACGCCGCTGTGTTCGCGACGCCGCCTCTATTCGGCTACGGTCTGTACTCCTGCGACCCGACCGGGACAGTGTGCACGTTCTTCTGGCCCTCGGGGACCTCTGGTGCCAAGCAAATAGGATACACAGTGCCCTACGTTATCCATTGTGGAGTGATACCAGTCATTGCTAT tTTCTATTACACGGGTAAAGCTGTCCGGCTAGAAACTATTTATTACAGAAGTGAACAACAAAAAGAACAGAAAAGATTAACGAAG AGTGTTCATGTCCTCACAATCTCCACGCTGGCGCTATGGATCCCCAGCGCAGTCCTGGCAGGGTACCAGTGGTTCCCAGCTCTGGTCCTGAGCTACCGAAGCCACGTGCCACCAACATTGGCGCTTATAGCGCCCATTGCATCagag GCGGCGACTAGCATCCCCGTGCTGTGCTACCTGTTCGCGGACGAGCGGCTGCGCGCGGCGCTGCTCGGCCGCGTGCGGCGGCACTACGCGTTGCTGCGGCCAGACCGCGCCAAACGCTTCAAGGCATAA